Within the Pseudonocardia alni genome, the region CCGGAAGTAGTGGATCTTGTCTCCGCGGATTCAGGGTGCACGTGATGGCGGAGCTGCTTGACCAACCGCCTGACAGCGGCCCCTGCCTGAGGAATCGTCTAGCGGACGTCTACGGACTCGACGATGCCGCCCATCTGGGCATCGTCGCCTGTCGAGCCGGAGTCACGGTTGCTTCGGGACGAACGAGCCCCCTGCCGCCCGTCCTGCCTGGGTGTCACGCGCTCGCAGCCAGCTTGATCAGACAGATAGCCTGCCGCGCATGGTTGACGCTCCGCAGCCCGTCAGCGAGATGCCGACGTGGGACGGCTTCTTGCTGCCCGTCCTTCAGGTCCTCAGCGACGGGGAGACGGTCCAGGCTCGCGAGGTTCAGGATCGCGTCGCTGACCATGTCAAGCTCACCGATGCCCAACGAGACGAGGTCCTCGATTCCGGGCAGCAGCGGTTCCGAAACCGCGTCGGTTGGGCAGTCTCCTCGCTGGCCCGAGCCGGAGCGCTCGACCGTCCGCGACGTGGGTCGTACACCGTGACCGATGTGGGGCGGCGCCTGCTCGCCGAGCACCCGCACCGGCTGGACGAGGTCGATCTGAGACAGATTCCGGCGTACCGCGACCATGTCCCGGCCCGGCGTGTGCAGGTCCCGTCGAACAACACACCACCGGTCCAAGAGAACCAGTACAACTCTGAGCTTGATCCGATCGAGCAGATCGAGGCCGGCACCGCCCGGCTCCGAGCGGAGGTCAGCACACAGCTGCTCGAACGGTTGCGCTCCGCCAGCCCTGATTTCCTCGAGCAATCGGTCCTCGACGTGTTGGTCGCGATGGGTTACGGAGGGGTCGAGCAGCGCGCCCGTCGCATCGGCGGTAGCGGAGATGGCGGGGTCGACGGCGTCATCGACCAAGATCCTCTCGGTCTGGCTCGCATCTACGTCCAGGCCAAGCGGTATGCACCGGACACGGTTGTCGGTCGACCGCAGGTACAGGGGTTCGTCGGCGCCCTTCATGGTCAACAAGCCACTCAAGGTGTCTTCATCACCACGAGCACCTTCTCCCGGGAGGCTGTCGAATACGCACGCTCTGTCAACGCGAGCGTGATCCTCATCAATGGGGAACGGTTCGCGAACCTCATGATCGATCGCGGGGTCGGCGTACAGGCAGTGCAGACGTACACGATCGTCAAGCTTGACGAGGACTACTTCGAGTAGTCAGCGGACCGGGCGACCTCGGGGAGCCTCTGATGCTGCGCCGCGACGACCGGACTCAGCCGGAGCAATCCCGGAGCGGACTGCCAACGATCGCCCAGCACACAGAACGACGCTCCGACACGAACGCCCAGCTCAGGTCGCACACGACGCCACCAGACGACATGAGCTGGTCGTACGCTACCGCCTTCACACCGAAGAGGTCACTGGTTCGATCCCAGTATCGCCCACAGTCAAAACCCCTGGTCACAGGCTCAGCGAGCCGGATGTGACCAGGGGTTTCGTCGTTCCCCGGGGTGTTCCCGGAGCATCGCTCATTCCGGAGCGACGGACGTTCCGCGATCGTCCTCGTCGCCGAGGGCCCGGAGGATGCGCTCGCTGTTGTCGGTCCGCCGGGCGTGGAGGTCCAACGTCGTCGAGGACCGCTCGCGGCCCAGGACCCGCTGCACCATGTTCGGCGGGACGCCGTCGTCGACGAGCCGGCGCTGCCTCCTGCGTGAGTCGTCTGTGCCGGTAGGCATGCGGTGCAGCCGACATCCGCGGAGCCCTCCACAGGGAAACGGGTGGTACGCGGCGGCTCGTCGAAGCTTCAGGTCACGGGGTGGCCGGTCCGCATTCGGCCGTACTCGGCTAGTGCCGAGAAGGCTGCTTTTGGCTCCCACGGCATCCCTGGGTAGGCGTTGCCGGTGCGCCCGTGGGTAAGGGTCTTGACGATCCCGAAGCTCCCCAGGTCGAAGTCCCGCTCTGGCTGATCGGAGGTCGGCAGGTGTCGAGAGGCGAAGGTGTACACGAACGCCGTGTCCACGCCTCCCGAGTCGTAGAGGTGGAGGAGGTCGAGGAGGTAGGCGGCTTGTTCGTATTCGTTGCGCTCGACGGTCTCTGTGAGGTGCGTTGCGTGCCCGGTCCGGTCGTCGTAGCCGATGATGTCGCCCCGGCTACCCCGATCGGCGGCTCCGGAGAAGGCTGCACAGCCGAACTCGGTCACTGCGAACGGTTTTCCGTGCGAGGTCATGGCGGCGAGGTTCGCGGGAAGGGCGTCAGCGTTGCCGGCATCGCGGTAACCCGCGTCGGTCGCGATGAAGTCGAACGGCGTCCAGTCCACTCCCTCCAGGGGGAGTGACGCGTAGCCGATGAGGCCTCCGAATCGCTCGCGTGCCCCCTCGACTGCTCGGGCCAGTAGCGCGTTGGTCCTGTGCTGCACTCCCGGGAGGATCTCGCGAACACGCGCCGCGTCCGTGAGTACGGCGGATCGTTCGGCCAGCGTCTGCCCGGGCATCAGGCCGATCGTCATGATGCTGATCTCCGAGCCGGTGAGGAACCGGATGTCCGCACCTTCCTGTCGGATGCGCTCCGCGCGCTCGGCTGCGTCCAGCAGGAATGCCAACAGCTCGTCGGTGGTCAGGTCATGGGTGAACGGGCAGTACCAGACCTCCAGTCCGACGGCTGCCGCGTGCCGTGCGGCGGTCTCCAGGCGGTCGGCGACTCCGCCGGTGATTCGTACGGCGTCGGCGAGAAGCTCTTCACGGATGATCCGCATGTCCTCGGCGACGACCGTGGGGTCGAACGGTTCGTGTGTCGTGCTTCCGCAGTTGGTGAAGCCGGTGTCGTAGG harbors:
- a CDS encoding restriction endonuclease, whose translation is MVDAPQPVSEMPTWDGFLLPVLQVLSDGETVQAREVQDRVADHVKLTDAQRDEVLDSGQQRFRNRVGWAVSSLARAGALDRPRRGSYTVTDVGRRLLAEHPHRLDEVDLRQIPAYRDHVPARRVQVPSNNTPPVQENQYNSELDPIEQIEAGTARLRAEVSTQLLERLRSASPDFLEQSVLDVLVAMGYGGVEQRARRIGGSGDGGVDGVIDQDPLGLARIYVQAKRYAPDTVVGRPQVQGFVGALHGQQATQGVFITTSTFSREAVEYARSVNASVILINGERFANLMIDRGVGVQAVQTYTIVKLDEDYFE